TTTTTTTCTGAACATGGCGTAGGCTTCGTTGTTCCTGATAGTAAACGATTGACCCAGGATATCTCTATTCCGCTTGATATGTCTCTCGGTGCTAAGAATGGACAAATTGTGTTGGTAGAATTAGTTGCCTATCCAAGCCGCCGAAATCAGGCTGTTGGACGAATTGTTCATATTTTGGGCGAACATATGGCTCCAGGAATGGAAACTGAGATAGCTATTCTTGCTCATGGAATTCCTTCTGAATGGCCTGATGATGTAACTGCCGATGTTGTCGGTGTTCCAATGCAAGTTAACAAGGAGCAATTGGCAAACAGAATAGATTTGCGTCATTTGCCGTTTGTGACGATTGACGGTGAAGATGCTAAAGATTTTGATGATGCTGTCTATTGTTATGCAAAGCCTAAAGGAGGATATCAGCTTTATGTGGCTATTGCAGACGTCAGTCATTATGTAAAAATAGAGTCTGCGTTGGATGAAGAAGCCGCTCGACGGGGAAACTCTGTTTATTTTCCAAGTAAAGTGGTTCCCATGTTGCCCGAGGCATTGTCAAATGGTATTTGTTCGCTTAATCCACGGGTTGACCGTTTATGCATGGTTGTTGAAATGGCAATTACTCCCGCAGGAAAGATAAACCGTTCGCGTTTTTATCGTGCAGTGATTCATTCCCATGCTCGTTTAACTTATACACAAGTAAATCAATGGATTACCCAGGGATTTGCCGATGAAGCATTTACGCCATTATGGCCAATGCTGGAATCGCTTTATGCTTTATATGGCATTCTATATGCCAGTCGAAAACAGCGCGGTGCCATTGATTTTGAAACGACGGAAACACGAATCCTGTTTGATGAGCATAGGAAAATTCAGCGTATTATTCCTGTGATTCGCAATGATGCTCACCGATTGATTGAGGAATGCATGTTGGCTGCCAACATGGCAACGGCAAAATTTTTGCAAAAAGCAAAGATTCCTATTCTTTACCGTGTGCATGCGGCTCCTGAAGAAGATAAAGTAATTGCTTTACGTCAATTCCTGGGGGAGTTGGGGTTGCAGTTGGGAGGAGGGAAAAAGCCGCATCCTAAAGATTTTCAGCGTACCATGGAGCAGATTAGCGGAAAGCCGGAAAAGCATTTAATTGAGACGGTTATGTTAAGATCTTTAAAACAGGCCCAATATATTGAGTCCAATGATGGCCATTTTGGTTTAGCCTACTCTGCCTATACGCACTTCACATCTCCTATCCGTCGTTATCCTGATTTATTAGTTCATCGTGCTGTTGGCCATTTGCTTGATAATAAAGCTATAGAACAATTTGAGTACAATGAAGAAGACATGAATCGGCTAGGAAAGCACTGTTCAGCAACGGAGCGGCGTGCAGATGAAGCAACCCGCGAGGTAGTGGCATGGCTTAAATGTGAATACATGCAAGATAAATTAGGCCAAGTGTTCCGTGGCAGGATTTCTGCAGTAACTGGTTTTGGCATTTTTGTTCAGCTGGATGATATTTATGTGGAAGGCTTGGTGCATGTGACGTCACTAAAAAATGACTATTATGCATTTGATGCCATTAAACACCGATTGGTTGGTGAGCGTGGCGGACAAGTTTACCGTTTGGGTGACAAAATGAGCGTATTGGTGGCAAGAGTGGATTTGGATGAGCGTAAAATTGACTTTGAACCGATTGAAGATGAGTTTGAAGATGAGTGAGCAATTTGTGTATGGCGTTCATGCGGTTGCTGCCTTGCTGACTAATCAGCATCGACGAATAGAAACACTATATGTGAATCAGGAGCGTATTGATAGCCGCATTCAAGATTTGCTTTCTCTGGCAAATCAACAGGGAATTTTCATTGAGTATCTTACTGCTCAAGCTATGAATCAGCAGTTTGGCAATTTTGTTCATCAAGGGGTTGTTGCCAAGGCTGATAAATTGCCCGAATTTAATGAACGACATATTGGGCCTTTGCTAAAGTCCAGTAAATCCCCTTGTCTTATCTTGATTCTCGATGGCGTGACGGATCCGCATAATTTAGGGGCTTGTTTACGTACAGCGGATGGGGCAGGTGTGGATTTTGTTATTATACCTAAAGATAAAAGTGCCAATATAACACCCGTGGTCAGTAAAGTTGCTTGTGGTGCTGCTGAATTTATGCCCCTTGTGCGTGTGACAAATTTGGCAAGAGTTTTGGAAACCCTTAAGCAAGAGGGAGTATGGATTTACGGAGCGGCAGGTGAAGCAACGACCTCCATTTATGCTCTCGATCATCAAAGGCCCGTGGCATTAGTGATGGGCGCTGAGGGAAAGGGACTAAGACGTTTAACACGCGAACATTGTGATTCTTTATTTTCGTTGCCGATGTTAGGTTCAGTATCAAGCCTGAACGTATCAGTGGCTGCAGGCGTATGCCTTTATGAGATAGTACGTCAGCGCCTTTAGTGGCTGCTTACAATTCATTTCATGGCTGCAAATTCGTCTGATTGGCGCCACGTTACGTTTGAATTCGTTAGAGAGCTTGTTGTTCGCCTCATTCAAACGCAAGTGATACGCAATCACCCAAATTTTCGCTTCGTACAATGAATTGTAAACAGATCTTAGGCTTTTGTGATCAGGGTTTGTCACCTATAAATTGGTTAATGGTTTTAACCAGTCTTTCTACCAGTTCATTGATTTCCTCTTCACTGATGATTAAAGCTGGTAGTAGACGAATAACTGTTTCTGCCGTTACATTTAATACCAGACCGTTATTGAGCCCTATTTTTCTTATCTCAAGGGCGGGCCTGTCCAGTTCAATGCCCAACATATAACCTTTGCCACGAATGGCACGTACACTAGGATGTTCTCCTAATTCTTTAATCAATTTGTCTTTAAGAATGAGGCTGTTGTGTGCTGTTTTTTCACATAGCTTATCACGTTCAATCACTTCCAGTACGGTCAAGGCAGTAGCGCAGGCCAATTGGCCGCCGCCAAAAGTAGACCCATGATTACCAGGTTTAAAAAGATTACAGGCACGTTTACTCATTAAGCACGCGCCAATAGGAATACCATTTGCCAGCCCTTTTGCGGTGGTTAATACGTCTGGTTGAACTCCTAAATCCATGCAGGCGAATAATTTTCCTGTACGGCCATTTCCAGTTTGGATCTCATCGAGGATGAGCAGCCATTCATGTTGTTCACAGAGTTTGGCCAATTGGCGCATATACGTTTCATCAGCAACATAAATACCAGCTTCTCCCTGGATAGGCTCTATCATGACAGCAACGACATCTTCTCGATTAGCGGCGATAGTATGTATGGCATCAATATCATTAAATGGCGCCCGAATAAATCCTGGGACCAGAGGTTCAAAGCCTGCTTGAACTTTTCGACTTCCAGAAGCGGTCAAAGTAGCCATGGTACGGCCATGAAAAGCACCATCCATGACAATAATGGAGGGCGTTTCAATATTTTTTTTATGTCCGTACAACCGTGAAAGCTTGATAGCCGCTTCATTGGCTTCTGCCCCGGAATTACCAAAGAAAACTTGCTCCATGTTCGTCATGGCGGTCAGCTTTTCGGCAAGAAGCTGCTGCTCTTTAATTTGTACCATGTTGGAAGTATGTAACAGCTTGGCTGCTTGTGCCTGGATAGTTTGAGTAACGTCCGGGTGCGCATGACCAAGACCACACACGGCAATCCCGCTGAAGGCATCAAGATAAGCCTTACCGTGCTCATCATATAACCAGACACCATTTCCATGGGTAAATGATATAGGTAGAGAATTATAGGTTGTTACTAGAGCCATGAAAACTCCTGGTTATCGTTCAACGATGAAAGCCTGCTTTTGAGTTATTTCAAATTATCGGATGCAAATTCCCAATTGACCAACTTCCAAAAGGCGCTGATATAATCTGGCCGAGCATTACGATAATCAATGTAATAGGCATGTTCCCAGACATCGCAAGTCAAAATGGCATTCAAGCCTTGAGTCATGGGGGTCCCGGCATTACTGGTACTGATAATTTTTAAGTGAGCATCACTGTCTTGCACTAACCAAGCCCAGCCTGAACCAAAGGTGGTTGCAGCGGTATTGGTAAATTGTTCTTTAAATTTGGCAAAAGACCCAAATGCTTTATTAATGGCGTCTGCCAGTTTTCCTGAAGGCTCGCCACCGCCATTTGGAGACATACAATGCCAATAAAAGGTATGATTCCATACTTGCGCTGCATTATTAAACAGACCGCCTGAAGATTTTTTTATGATATCTTCAAGGCTTTTTGCAGCAAATTCGGTATTTTCAACCAATTTATTTAGATTATTGACGTAAGTTTGATGATGTTTGCCGTAATGATATTCCAGTGTTTCTTCAGAAATATGCGGTGCCAGGGCATTTTTTGCATAAGGTAATGAGGGCAAGGTAAACGTCATGTTATTCTCCTGTTTTTCGTGGAATGGTAAGTGTAGCAGGTTAATAAACAGTTTCAACGTTGATTATGTGGAGCAAAATCGTGTAAGAGTTGCGATATGTGCTGATTTTCGCCATAATTACGATGTATTAATGTTTTACTAACAAACAGGTGTGCGGTGGACACGATAGATAAAATTAAAAAGCAAATTGCAGAAAATTCAATATTACTATACATGAAAGGTAGCCCGAAAATGCCTCAGTGCGGCTTCTCAGCCCGCGCTGCACAATGCATTGATGCTTGTGGTGTCGATTTTGCCTATGTAGATGTTCTTGCTAATCCTGACATTCGACAAACATTACCACAATACGCCAATTGGCCAACGTTTCCGCAGTTATATGTGAAAGGCGAGTTAATCGGTGGTTCTGATATTATTGCTGAAATGTATGAGCAAGGCGAGTTAGAAATAATTTTACGTGAAGCGGTTACAACCTGATAACTAGAATTCTACACGTCGATTATTAATTGTGTTGAAAGAGTATTCATAGCACTATTCTGCTGTTTATTTATTTGAAAAAATGGCAGAGTAGAGCAAAATTGCAAGCACGCTCGAAGAAGTCGAATTTTATTGTTTTAGCTATTAATAATAGATGGATAACGGAGATGAAGCATGAGTGTTTTAGTTGGTCGTAAAGCGCCTGATTTCACTGTTCCGGCAATATTGGGATCAGGCGAAATCGTTGAAAAGTTTAATTTGCATAACGCATTAAAGGACAAATACGGGTTAGTATTTTTTTATCCTCTTGATTTTACCTTTGTTTGCCCTTCAGAGCTTATTGCCTTGAATCATCGGATGGATGATTTTGTCAGTCGCAATGTTGAAGTCATCGCTGTATCGATTGATTCTCAATTTACTCATAATGCGTATCGTAATACGGCAGTAAAAGATGGCGGTATAGGTCCGGTAAAATATACCATGGCGGCTGATGTCACCCATAGCATTTGTCAAGCTTATGGGGTTGAGCATCCTGTAGCAGGTGTTGCATTTCGCGGTGCTTTTGTTATTGATAAAAACGGGGTTGTTCGTTCCCAGATTGTAAATGATTTGCCTATTGGCCGAAATATAGATGAATTGTTGCGTATTATTGATGCGGTTCAGTTTTTTGAAACAAATGGCGAAGTTTGTCCAGCAGGTTGGGAAAAAGGAAAGCCAGGCATGAAAGCTTCTCCCCAAGGGGTTGCTGAATATCTTTCTGAGCATTCTGGTTCTCTTTAAGAGGTATGCAAAAGGTATTACTGCGCAAGAATATTAGTTCTTTTTAATAAAAGGGAATGGTTAATGTTATGCAGTAATACCTTGCTCAGACGTTTCATTAATTCGGTTGCATCTTTGTGGATGCATTTATTTCATCCCAGGAATTTACAATAGCACAAAACAGTTCAGCGGTTTTTTGTGCGTCATAAATGGCCGAATGCGCTTCATTAACATCAAATGGGATGCCTGCTGATTTTACTGCCTTAGCCAATACTGTTTGTCCGTAGACAAGCCCCGCAAGTGTTGCTGTATCAAAACAAGTAAATGCGTGAAATGGTGATTTGAGATTGGTGCGCTTAACGGCTTCTTTAATGAAAAGCAAGTCAAACCACGCATTATGACCAACCAGCACTGCTCGTTGACAATGATGTTGGTTCAAAGCTTTATAAATAGGATGAAATAGTCGTTGCAGAGCGGTGGCTTCATCGACGGCAAATCGTAGTGGCTGATAGGGATCAATGCCAGTAAATGCCAGAGATTCAACGTCCAGTTCTGCTCCATCGAAGGGCAAAATGTGCTCAAAAAAGTATTTGCCTGGGATAGTCGTCCCTGGTTGTCAATATCCAGTAACACAACACACATTTCAAGAAGTGCATTTTTTTCGGGTCTATTCCTGCTGTTTCTACATCAACGACGACAGGCAGGAATCCTCTGAAACGATCTTTTATTTGTTTCCTTATCATCGAATTATGCGGCTTCATGAATACTCCATTGCAGCGTTGTTCCAGCGGCAACCGGTACAACTTCTTTATCACCAAATGGTAAGGTCTGCGGGATGAGTTGGGGGCGTTCAATGAGCTCAATGCATTCCTGTGTGGCTGGGAAGTGATAAAAATCTGCTCCAAATTGCCCGAGAAATGCATTAAGTTTTTCCAGCTTGTTTAAACCTGAAAAAATTTGCGCATACATGGCAATAGCAAATGGTGCTGAATAAATACCAGCGCATCCGCAAGCACTTTCTTTATTTTCTCGCGTGTGAGGAGCACTGTCTGTACCAGCAAAAAATTTTCTGTTACCGCTGGCAGCTGCTTGTTGTACTGCTTTCTGATCTTGTTCGTGTTTTAATATAGGAAGGCAATAATAATGAGGTCTGATACCTCCAGCCAGTAAATGATTACGGTTAAACATCAAATGATGGGGCGTAATGGTCGCAGCGACGGTATCTGGTGCCTCAGTTACAAATTCAACGGCTGTCCGAGTAGAAATATGTTCCAGCACCATACGTAATTTTGGAAAATTTTTTATTAAGGGTTTAAGATTTTCTTCAATAAACAAGCGCTCTCTTTGATAAATATCACCGTACGTTACTTCGCCATGAATTTGTAAGACTAAATCTTCAGCTTGCATCAATTCCAATAAGGGATATAAGACACTCAGTGAAGAAACCCCTTCTTCTGAGTTGGTGGTTGCTCCTGCAGGATAGAGCTTTGCACCCAGTATGTAAGGGTGGTGTTTTTTAATTTGCTGTAATGCTTCTCCTTTGACTGCTTCATTAAGATAAAAGGTCATGTAGGGAGTAAATGGCTGATGCGTAAGGATAGATAGGATGCGCTGACGGTAGGCAAGAATATCCTCTAAAGAAGTGAGTGCTGGCTTTAAATTTGGCATCACTAGAGCACGGCCAAAGTGCTTTGCGGTGGCCAAAACAGTATGTTGCAGAACTTCATTGTCTCGAAAATGAACATGCCAATCATCGGGGCGCGATATGGATAGGGTACGCACAAGCAATTTTCCAAGAGTGATAAATATATTGTAGGATAGCATGCTTTGTTATCAAGCTGGTCAGAAATTTAAGAACAAATTGACATTTCAAATACATCCATAAATAATCGGTACTCCCGCTCCTGTAAATAAGGGAGCGCAAGAATTCCCAACTGTGGGTAAATCATAGGGATGTGGGCAATTCTTTTTTGTTTGACTGTATCCATTCGCTGCGACTCTGAAGCATAGTGAGCAGCCAAGCCATAAATGCCTGCATGCTTGCAAGGAAAAACAATAATCTAGCGGAGATTTAGGATGATGAATATGAAGAAAACAGCCCTTGCTGTTCTTGCCTTTGGCAGTAGTGCGGTGTTTGCGGGCGCGATGGGACCTGTTTGTACGCCTGGCAGTGTGACCATACCTTGTGATCGCTCAGGTTGGGATTTTGGTATTCAAGCATTGTATCTTCAGCCAACTTATAAAGGGAATGTTTACCTAACTAACTTTGTAAATGCCGCAGGAGTTACCAATTGGCATGATCTGGATCCTGATTGGGGATGGGGATTTAAACTGGAAGGAGCTTATCACTTTAATTCAGGCAATGATATTAATGTTAATTGGTATCATTACAGCAAAACAACGAATCATACCGTTTTAATAGGCGATGCAGATGTTCCTGTAAGTCTTAGCACACAGCTTAAGCCAAAATGGGATGCAGTTAATCTGGAATTTGGTCAGCATGTGGATTTTGGCGAGTTTAAAAATATCCGCTTTCATGGTGGTGTCCAATATGCTCGCATCAGTAATGACTATTATGATAACATTACAGGCACCACGCCTACCGAACGCATACGTACGAAATATAATGGATTTGGTCCACGGGTAGGGATGGATCTATCTTATGACTGGAGTAATGGGTTTGCGGTTTACGCAAATACCGCTGGCGCCTTACTGATTGGCGATAGCACATTTAATACAACAACGCTTGGTGTGATAGACCCGGCAGGAATTTCCAATGGTTCCAATACGATCATTGTTCCTGAGCTGGAAGCCAAACTTGGTGCAAAATACACTTGTGCTCTGGCTCAAGGAGCCTTGACGTTGGACGTTGGTTACTTGTGGCAAAATTATTTTGATGCTCAAAGTTTTCTGACGGCTACCCGGGTGGGAGATGATACTGATTTTGGTCTGCAGGGCCCATATATTGGTATCAAATACATGGGGTATGTATAAGGAGTGGTTTTAGAAATTTTTTGATAGGTTCGCTTATTATCAAAACAGCACTTAGAGCAATAAATGTTGGCTTTGTAAAAATAATAAGCAAATGATTTTAAAAATAATATAGAATTTTTGGTATTGCTGTTGACAATGGGAAATTGAGGCTGGATAATCGTCCCAAGTACGTTTTCGGATTAGAGCGATGATGGCGTACTGTAGTCAATACAAAGTTGTGGCTTGACGAAAAAACGGAAATTAATAATAAAAAAGTGGAGAAAAGTATGTTGAATCTGAAAAAAACAGCCGTAGCTGTTCTCGCTTTTGGTAGCAGTGCAGTATTTGCTGGTACCATGGGCCCTGTCTGCACACCAGGCAGCGTTACTGTTCCATGTGAAAATACAGCATGGGATGTTGGTATTCAGGCTTTATATCTTCAGCCAATGTATACTGGGGATTTCTCAAGAACTGCTACTGTATCAAATGCTAGCGGCACAGTTACCCGTGATTTTGATCGTGATCCTGAGTGGAGCTGGGGCTTCAAGCTGGAAGGTTCTTATCACTTCAGCACTGGTAACGATCTGAACTTGAACTGGTATCATTTGGGTAACAAAACCAGAACCCACAGCGTTAGTGGCGCTAGTCTTGATATCCCGGGAATCATAGATATTACTGACGCTTCTTACACCAACTCTATCACCCCACGTTGGGATGCAGTAAACTTAGAGCTGGGTCAGCATGTTGATTTTGGTCAATTCAAAAACATTCGCTTCCATGGCGGCGTACAGTATGTTCGTATCAAAACTGAACTGACCCACAATGGTTCAGGCACTGTAACCGTTCCTGGTACTGTTTTTGACGGCGTAGCTGCATCACTCAATGCTTCTGATGAGCACACCTTCAATGGTTTCGGACCTCGCCTTGGTACTGACATGTCTTACGACGTAGGCAATGGCTTGGCTGTTTATGCTAACGGCGCTGGTGCTCTGTTAACTGGTACAAGCAAGTTTAGCCATTCAGGTACTGCAAGTGCTTCTGGTCTTGGCGTTCTGGCTTTATCAGGAAGCGGCAGCCGCACAATTCTAGTTCCTGAATTGGAAGCTAAATTGGGTGCTAAATACACCTACGCTATGGCTCAAGGCGATCTGAGTTTAGACGTTGGTTACATGTGGGTTAATTACTTCAATGTTCACCACCGTGGTAGCTTGGCTAATACACGTGATGGCGAGTCTGACTTTGCTTTACAAGGTCCTTTCATTGGCCTGAAGTGGGTTGGCAGCGTTGTCTAATCTGCAGTAAAAGCGATTTAAAAACCCACCTTATGGTGGGTTTTTTATTCCAATTTATTGGATTGAAATGGAATAGTGTACACTATCAACGTAATCTGCTCTCTTAGTTTTTCCAGTCTTGGTTTTTCTATCATTTATTGCTAGCTAGTCTTTATTCCGCACGTTATAATCGCTTTCCATAAGTAAAAAAAATAAACAGGAGTTCCGTGTATGAAACACAAAGCGCTTATTGTGATCATGGCAGCTTGTTCGTTTTCTTTGCATGCTGCCACAGATGGTGAGCAACTACAGCGCGAAGTACAGCGCTTGCAACAACAGACTCGTGAGTTGCAAGCACAGCTAGATCGACTGCAAAAACAACTTGTAACACGGACTTCGGAGAAAAAAAGTCCGGTGATAACAAAAAATGCTTCTTTGCCAGCGCAACCTATAAAAAAACAAGAACAAAAGGCCAAACCCGCGCAAACTCTTTCTGCACCAGATGCCGTACATGAAACACCTCAAGCATTTCATAGTAGCGCCGTGAGTGTGCATGCCTTGGACGCACATCCGGAATCGTTGGAATTTTATCCAACGGCACTCATAGCGGATGAGCACGTTGTCACTTATATTGCTGGAACTCCTGTGGTTAGCTCTCCTTATTTGGGCAGCCGTCCTGCTTTTGATGGTTCGGATTATATTGTGAATATTTCCAGTATTAACCGCGATATTAGGTTAATGCAACAACGTCGGCGGTTATATCGAGCTTATCAGCGCATTGGATATCCTATTCCGCAAATGCCCATTATTGCTTTAAGTGGAAAAGTTGAACCAGTAGGCTCACTTGGAGATACCTTTTTTGGTAATACCGTTGGTGATTTGAATTTAGGATCCAGTGAGTTGGATATTGCTGCGGCTTTAAATGAAAAAGTAGAGGCTTACATGTCTCTTGCCTATGACGATGCCCCACCGGAAAGTGGGGGACAGCGTGTAGACAACTCAGCTCTTTTTCTCAATATGGGTTTTGTCAATATTGGTAACCTGGATCAATCTCCTTATTATTTTACCGCAGGCCAATTGTATGTCCCGTTTGGCCGTTTTTCCTCAGCGATGGTTAGTTCTCCATTAACGTTGCGATTGGCGCGAACCAATGCCAGACCATTCATTTTAGGTTATAAATCCCAACATGAAACAGGTCCTTTTGCTGCTGTATACGCCTTCAAAAGTGATACGACGCTAGGAAATTCTGGTGTTGGTGGTTTTAATTTGGGTTATATTTTTGGTCATGGTGATACGACTGGTGAAATTGGTGCTAGTATCATCAGCGCTTTAAATGATTCAACTGGCATGCAATTTAATGGTGCGATGCCGGGAACTACCTTTGGAGGATTCTCTTCGGTTACCAATGGTAATGAAGCGGTTCATAAGGTACCTGGTGTTGGTGTTCATGGTAACGTAAGTTTTGATCGCTACAATCTAACGGCTGAATGGGTAGGTTCTTCTGGGCGATTTAGAACACAAGATTTAAGTTTCAATGGCAAAGGCGCCAAACCACAGGCTGCGCAATTAGAAGCTGGCGTTACCTTTATGGCATTTGAAAAACCTGCTTCTGTGGCTTTAGGGTATCAGTGGTCGAAAGAAGCACTGGCTTTGAATTTGCCCTCACAGCGCATTAGTGGTGTTTTTAACATTTCTTTATGGAAAGATACCGTGGAAAGCCTCGAATATCGGCA
This genomic interval from Legionella oakridgensis ATCC 33761 = DSM 21215 contains the following:
- a CDS encoding LbtU family siderophore porin, encoding MKHKALIVIMAACSFSLHAATDGEQLQREVQRLQQQTRELQAQLDRLQKQLVTRTSEKKSPVITKNASLPAQPIKKQEQKAKPAQTLSAPDAVHETPQAFHSSAVSVHALDAHPESLEFYPTALIADEHVVTYIAGTPVVSSPYLGSRPAFDGSDYIVNISSINRDIRLMQQRRRLYRAYQRIGYPIPQMPIIALSGKVEPVGSLGDTFFGNTVGDLNLGSSELDIAAALNEKVEAYMSLAYDDAPPESGGQRVDNSALFLNMGFVNIGNLDQSPYYFTAGQLYVPFGRFSSAMVSSPLTLRLARTNARPFILGYKSQHETGPFAAVYAFKSDTTLGNSGVGGFNLGYIFGHGDTTGEIGASIISALNDSTGMQFNGAMPGTTFGGFSSVTNGNEAVHKVPGVGVHGNVSFDRYNLTAEWVGSSGRFRTQDLSFNGKGAKPQAAQLEAGVTFMAFEKPASVALGYQWSKEALALNLPSQRISGVFNISLWKDTVESLEYRHDIDYKTNQYANGAAPAGSGGNANTVGTGKSADSVLAQIGVYF
- the pyrC gene encoding dihydroorotase; translation: MRTLSISRPDDWHVHFRDNEVLQHTVLATAKHFGRALVMPNLKPALTSLEDILAYRQRILSILTHQPFTPYMTFYLNEAVKGEALQQIKKHHPYILGAKLYPAGATTNSEEGVSSLSVLYPLLELMQAEDLVLQIHGEVTYGDIYQRERLFIEENLKPLIKNFPKLRMVLEHISTRTAVEFVTEAPDTVAATITPHHLMFNRNHLLAGGIRPHYYCLPILKHEQDQKAVQQAAASGNRKFFAGTDSAPHTRENKESACGCAGIYSAPFAIAMYAQIFSGLNKLEKLNAFLGQFGADFYHFPATQECIELIERPQLIPQTLPFGDKEVVPVAAGTTLQWSIHEAA
- the rnr gene encoding ribonuclease R, with translation MSKKSKTPFYKMDPFLKRESEKYADPIPSRELIIKIFEEFGRPMTRNQLINKLELKEESKQEALGFRLRAMLRDGQLMLDRRGRYCLLQRINLQRGTVQGHPDGYGFFIPDKGDEDMILAAKEMRAVMHGDVVLAYQIGVDRRGRPEAKIHEVIEHANSNVVGRFFSEHGVGFVVPDSKRLTQDISIPLDMSLGAKNGQIVLVELVAYPSRRNQAVGRIVHILGEHMAPGMETEIAILAHGIPSEWPDDVTADVVGVPMQVNKEQLANRIDLRHLPFVTIDGEDAKDFDDAVYCYAKPKGGYQLYVAIADVSHYVKIESALDEEAARRGNSVYFPSKVVPMLPEALSNGICSLNPRVDRLCMVVEMAITPAGKINRSRFYRAVIHSHARLTYTQVNQWITQGFADEAFTPLWPMLESLYALYGILYASRKQRGAIDFETTETRILFDEHRKIQRIIPVIRNDAHRLIEECMLAANMATAKFLQKAKIPILYRVHAAPEEDKVIALRQFLGELGLQLGGGKKPHPKDFQRTMEQISGKPEKHLIETVMLRSLKQAQYIESNDGHFGLAYSAYTHFTSPIRRYPDLLVHRAVGHLLDNKAIEQFEYNEEDMNRLGKHCSATERRADEATREVVAWLKCEYMQDKLGQVFRGRISAVTGFGIFVQLDDIYVEGLVHVTSLKNDYYAFDAIKHRLVGERGGQVYRLGDKMSVLVARVDLDERKIDFEPIEDEFEDE
- a CDS encoding aspartate aminotransferase family protein, which codes for MALVTTYNSLPISFTHGNGVWLYDEHGKAYLDAFSGIAVCGLGHAHPDVTQTIQAQAAKLLHTSNMVQIKEQQLLAEKLTAMTNMEQVFFGNSGAEANEAAIKLSRLYGHKKNIETPSIIVMDGAFHGRTMATLTASGSRKVQAGFEPLVPGFIRAPFNDIDAIHTIAANREDVVAVMIEPIQGEAGIYVADETYMRQLAKLCEQHEWLLILDEIQTGNGRTGKLFACMDLGVQPDVLTTAKGLANGIPIGACLMSKRACNLFKPGNHGSTFGGGQLACATALTVLEVIERDKLCEKTAHNSLILKDKLIKELGEHPSVRAIRGKGYMLGIELDRPALEIRKIGLNNGLVLNVTAETVIRLLPALIISEEEINELVERLVKTINQFIGDKP
- a CDS encoding peroxiredoxin, giving the protein MSVLVGRKAPDFTVPAILGSGEIVEKFNLHNALKDKYGLVFFYPLDFTFVCPSELIALNHRMDDFVSRNVEVIAVSIDSQFTHNAYRNTAVKDGGIGPVKYTMAADVTHSICQAYGVEHPVAGVAFRGAFVIDKNGVVRSQIVNDLPIGRNIDELLRIIDAVQFFETNGEVCPAGWEKGKPGMKASPQGVAEYLSEHSGSL
- a CDS encoding Lpg1974 family pore-forming outer membrane protein, which translates into the protein MLNLKKTAVAVLAFGSSAVFAGTMGPVCTPGSVTVPCENTAWDVGIQALYLQPMYTGDFSRTATVSNASGTVTRDFDRDPEWSWGFKLEGSYHFSTGNDLNLNWYHLGNKTRTHSVSGASLDIPGIIDITDASYTNSITPRWDAVNLELGQHVDFGQFKNIRFHGGVQYVRIKTELTHNGSGTVTVPGTVFDGVAASLNASDEHTFNGFGPRLGTDMSYDVGNGLAVYANGAGALLTGTSKFSHSGTASASGLGVLALSGSGSRTILVPELEAKLGAKYTYAMAQGDLSLDVGYMWVNYFNVHHRGSLANTRDGESDFALQGPFIGLKWVGSVV
- the rlmB gene encoding 23S rRNA (guanosine(2251)-2'-O)-methyltransferase RlmB, with the translated sequence MSEQFVYGVHAVAALLTNQHRRIETLYVNQERIDSRIQDLLSLANQQGIFIEYLTAQAMNQQFGNFVHQGVVAKADKLPEFNERHIGPLLKSSKSPCLILILDGVTDPHNLGACLRTADGAGVDFVIIPKDKSANITPVVSKVACGAAEFMPLVRVTNLARVLETLKQEGVWIYGAAGEATTSIYALDHQRPVALVMGAEGKGLRRLTREHCDSLFSLPMLGSVSSLNVSVAAGVCLYEIVRQRL
- the grxD gene encoding Grx4 family monothiol glutaredoxin, with the protein product MDTIDKIKKQIAENSILLYMKGSPKMPQCGFSARAAQCIDACGVDFAYVDVLANPDIRQTLPQYANWPTFPQLYVKGELIGGSDIIAEMYEQGELEIILREAVTT
- a CDS encoding Lpg1974 family pore-forming outer membrane protein: MMNMKKTALAVLAFGSSAVFAGAMGPVCTPGSVTIPCDRSGWDFGIQALYLQPTYKGNVYLTNFVNAAGVTNWHDLDPDWGWGFKLEGAYHFNSGNDINVNWYHYSKTTNHTVLIGDADVPVSLSTQLKPKWDAVNLEFGQHVDFGEFKNIRFHGGVQYARISNDYYDNITGTTPTERIRTKYNGFGPRVGMDLSYDWSNGFAVYANTAGALLIGDSTFNTTTLGVIDPAGISNGSNTIIVPELEAKLGAKYTCALAQGALTLDVGYLWQNYFDAQSFLTATRVGDDTDFGLQGPYIGIKYMGYV
- a CDS encoding superoxide dismutase, which codes for MTFTLPSLPYAKNALAPHISEETLEYHYGKHHQTYVNNLNKLVENTEFAAKSLEDIIKKSSGGLFNNAAQVWNHTFYWHCMSPNGGGEPSGKLADAINKAFGSFAKFKEQFTNTAATTFGSGWAWLVQDSDAHLKIISTSNAGTPMTQGLNAILTCDVWEHAYYIDYRNARPDYISAFWKLVNWEFASDNLK